A region of the Candidatus Methylomirabilota bacterium genome:
GCCAGACCGCCGGCCAGGGTGTAGCGGGACCGCAGACCGAGCTCCGCGCGAACCTTGGTGGTCGTGAAGACGGCGTGGCAGTCGTAGACCAGGTTCTGGCCGAAGGGCGCCGGCGCGTCTCCGGGCGAGGGCGGGCACGGCACCAGCGTGAGCGGGCGCTTGATGACGTCGGCGATGAGCTCGACGAACCCCACCTGCGTCACGATCTCCTCTCCGGTGACGTTGTAGGCCTGGCCGAAGGCCCGGCGATCGCCCAGCATGGCGGCCATGGTGTCGGCCAGGTCCTCGACGTGGCCGAACTGTCGTAGCCAGCCGCCGTCGCCGGGTACCAGGATCGGGCGCCCGCGGACCAGGCGATCGAAGAAGAACGTCTCGTTGTTCCGCGTGTTCATCGGCCCGTAGACGTGGGTGGGCCGGACCAGCGTCACGGGCAGGCCGCGCTCTCGGTGCCGGCGTAGCAGCACGTCTTCCCCGGCGATCTTGTGGCGGGCATAGTCCCCCCAGTAGAGGTTGCGCGGCGTCGTCTCGTCCCAGGGGATGGGCAGGGCGTGGTCGTAGACGCGTCCGGTCGACACGAACAGCGCGTGGCCGAGGCGGCCATCGAGGGCCGCCAGGACGGCCTCCACGTCCTCGCCGGTGGTCGGCGCGTAGGCGATGTCGACGAGGGCGTCCACTCGCTCGCCGCGCAACGCCTGGCGCACGGCGGCGTGATCCTTGCGGTCCGCCACGATGGCGCGCACGCCGGCGGGCAGCCGCTCGGCATGGCGGCCTCGATTGAGCGCGGCCACCTCGTGGCCT
Encoded here:
- a CDS encoding NAD-dependent epimerase/dehydratase family protein; translated protein: MRVLVIGGTEFISLHLVRALLRGGHEVAALNRGRHAERLPAGVRAIVADRKDHAAVRQALRGERVDALVDIAYAPTTGEDVEAVLAALDGRLGHALFVSTGRVYDHALPIPWDETTPRNLYWGDYARHKIAGEDVLLRRHRERGLPVTLVRPTHVYGPMNTRNNETFFFDRLVRGRPILVPGDGGWLRQFGHVEDLADTMAAMLGDRRAFGQAYNVTGEEIVTQVGFVELIADVIKRPLTLVPCPPSPGDAPAPFGQNLVYDCHAVFTTTKVRAELGLRSRYTLAGGLAQTFEWYLREGLDRRDIDFSAENTLLRRLG